Genomic window (Juglans microcarpa x Juglans regia isolate MS1-56 chromosome 2S, Jm3101_v1.0, whole genome shotgun sequence):
GCTTGCCTCTCATTACTCTTGCGTTATgtgcttctcttttttcttgtgTGCTTGGCTTTTTGCAGGTTCTCCTCTTTGGCTTGTTCGGATGTAGGTTATGTATCTTTTTTAAGGCCGTGTACTCTATATGGCTATACTGGTTTTGATGCCTGGATTTTTCTAGTTTTAGCTTATATGTAGCTCTCAGGTGTCGTGTTTGTAATCACAGTTTTCCTTCGTCACAAGTGagggcaatcaataaaattatgattccgtcctttttttttttttaaaaaaaaagaaaagaagaagaaggtcacGTCGgtctcacatatatatatatatatatatatatatatatatagcgagAACTAGCTAGATAAGACGTGCGGCGACTGAGAATTAAGCGCATAATAAttataaggatcactcgatcgTACTATATATGGGCAGTGCAGGGAGCTTTTGTAACTAAATTAATTTGTCATATTTTTGGAcgagtacttatatatatatatatatatatgtttggatgAACATGTACGATCACTTgttaaatatatcatatatatcgaggtaattaattattaagcttgatccaacaaaacataaattcattaatatatagtagTACTTCTCGAATTCGGACATGCTAGATAGAAGACCAAGtcagttttatttaattaatacacAATTAATCGAGATCCACATTAATGTATACATGATCTAATTGTACGTATGgtcaacctagctagctagactaTTTTCAGCTGCAAATATCATTATACGTACGTATTACTGCTTCGAAAACTGATCCAATATGTCCTGATCTAGCTAGCAGAGGGACATGAAAACCTGCTCCAACAAGTTTTGATGACATCATCATCTAGCGATATCTAAGAAGCTAGCTAGGTGAATACATTAATGAAGTCTCAATTATTACCGCAATCACTAATCAGGAATTGATCAGCgttaaacagaaaaaaaaaaaaaaaaaaaagaaaggggctAACATCTTCCGgaagaatataaatataaatgtattAGCAGGGAGGTTTGATAGAAATCTCAAAACGTGATATATTTAGTTTTGTTTAGACAGCAAGTTGTGATGAattgagaaaatataattttagataaaagttaaaaattaaataaaatattattataatattattttttaatattaatattattttaaaatttaaaatttttaaattatttattatattttatataaaaaattaataaaataagataaaataaaaccgtttctatttctaaattaatcttaatctctttaattttctcaaaaaatggaAGTGGGGTGCATGAATGTCGGTCTCCCAAAGGGCCGAAACTACTACTCCAACGTCCATCAACCCGGCCATCCACCTACCCTAATTTATATATCATCCAATTAAAAAccctaataatttatatagtagTTTACAAAAGCCAGCCCTGAACAGATGAAAGAACCAACCCGTACTGTAAGGTCGGCCCAAACTCCAAAGCGTTGGTCTATTATCTGTTATTGTATGCCGTGCTTGTTTATTTGTGCATGGGATCAATTGCATGCTTTACAGCAAGGAAACAACTTAATCCATTAGTTATATTCTTGGATCCatgtgatctctctctctctctcaccagaACTTAATTGAAAATTTGCAAAACTCCATTTCCATCGAGAATTGAAGGGAGTGTTTCCGTCTTTCAACTGGAGAATCCTTCCCTCTCAATCGAATAATTGAGATACATATATGGTGAGACTAAAACTCGTCTTATTGTCAAAGGTTTTACTCAAGTTGTAGgttatattgattattttgagACATTTGTGTAGACCATTGCGCCACCATAcgaaaatgatatatacaaaaaaGGCAAATTATAGTATCAAAGACATGTGGACACAAGAGCTCATTAAGAAACAATTCATCAATCGAAGAAGCAAGTTTCCCAAGAGCAACGAGGATTGGGGCCAAAAGAATTCCTTCCTCCCCATTCGACGTAGTTCTTCCTGTTCTCAAGACTTAGACGAAGAGCCATTTACAGTCTTAGGCCTGCCTTTCATTCCATAATTCACGGACAAGTTCTTGCATCCAGTGTAAGTGTAACCACATTTCCGTTGAGAATgaataagaagaagagagaTCTTCTTTTGAACAGGAAAATCTTATCATATAGATATTCTATTTTGTCggtataacctttttttttagaatgcCTGGGAACAACTCTCAAGTCAATTAAGGATCAAATGTTGGAACCTCGTGGGTAAGGATAGGGTAATTGAATTGATAGAGAAATTCATAGACCTAGGTGGGATTTCAACGAATTATTTTGCAACAGCTTGAATGGAACTTCTGTCATTCATTCGAGGGCATTTAGACTCTTTAGTGCTATACTCACTTTCTCATCAACTTTCTGTGTAGGATTTCCTTCTGAGGAGTAGTCAGAGGCTGCAGCCCTTTTCTTCTAGAGCACATCTACAAAGACCTTTGACTTCGGCTATGGGCCTATCGTATCTGTAATAGTGCAAAAAGAATGAACGCCTTACACGTGGTTAGCAAGCCATTTAAAGACCACAAACACAAAAGCCATTTGCTTCTCGTTCAACCAGAGAGTCAAGAATGGGGTTAAAGTCGTCTCACTCAAGAGTTTCGGAGTCAGACTTCAGTAACCAACAACAAAGACTTCTTTTTCTCCAACATATTATGCCATTGGATTTGTGGCCGCCATTGTTCCAGCCATCGGGCTTTGAGCCAACTATCCCCCTTATATAATCTCCTGTTGAAACTAAAAGTTACTTATGGTAGTCTTTCTTTTTGGGTGACTCATCTTCCTATTCTATTGATCAAAAGCATCTAGCAGTGCCAAACAATTCTATCGAATTAAGTATCATTGTATGTGTGATAACATCTACTATATTAAGAATATCAATGTACCTGATTATTGAAATTGCTCTATAtgttagtgtatatatattatgtgagtCCCATGTTAGTTGAATAAGGCTCTTGTATAGCCTTTGACCTTTTATATATAGGCCACATTGTATAGGacagttgatatatatatatatatatatatatatatataaatgattaatattCTTTGGCTTCATATAGGCCATAGCACAGTTAGTATATATAGAATTgattaatacaattataataatattaaattataattaatttatgaataaacagaaattatatttgtacatGTTGGCTTTTTACCAGAATGAGTTTAGAGGATGACGTAAACTCATTGCTGCTTGGATGACAAAGATCGATGAATAATGCTACTTGTTTTAATAAATGGGTCTCGACATTtcttttttagtgattaaaaaaatgtttttgaatgatattgtgaatttttattaaatatttaagattataaaaacaatgtataaaaaaaaaaattctatacaccatactatcatctaattttcatctcattaaatatgatgtgatatatttattactattaaataattatttattacatatttttttattatttaaaagtaatgaatatatcacatattatttaatataattaaaataaaatgaaaatgtgatATATCTCAttacttaaaacaaaaaaaaaaccgaaataATCGAAAGAATGTATCGGCCTACACCTCGGTGGTGTAGCACGACTCAAAATCGATTATGAAAgttgaagcaaaaaaaaaatcataaatgttaaaaaactCCTTTCGAGGAGTGTCACAATCATTCTCCCCTAAATGATGCTATCCTACCTAAAATGTTACCGTTATCTGTCCAAATTGGTGGCCCACTTTAaccaaaagttttctttttccagttaagcttttctttcaaaaatccAAGCTTGcattctgagagagagagagagagagagagggagagagagacagggGAGTCGAGTCCAGATTGAAGCCTCGTGGGGCAGAAAAtatgtttctttttcacttGTAAAAAGAATCTTCGAGACCCATTTGCCAATCGCTGAGACATCCCACGTACAACACCGTGGCATTTCCATAcaataatcacaaaatattttttaatttattttatataataatgtttttaaaaaaacatatttttataaataattttattttttattttaaaatatatattataaaataaataacattaagtacaagtctcaaatagaaaaatcacatacaaattcttataaaaaagtagattctactaataaaaaataattttttttttatatttttttaaatgtaatctacttttttacaaagacttatataaaatttgtttttatttttttctctgcaAGAGGATAAGAGGTTTTTAATTCAGGTTTTATATCTGAAAAATCGAATTATATGTCATCAGATTATAAATTCTTgacaaaatttatctatttaaaacttgtaacaATCTCAAATATATTATGTGTGGAGTAATGAAATTAACACAAtacatttcataatatttttcatagcacatattttaaaataaaaaataaaaaataaaaatatttttataaaatgtcattattttttattttaaaatataattatataatatattgtgaaaagtgACTGTGTATATATCTTTCATTGCGTGTGATCATTACTCATATTCCCTTCTATTCTATTCTCCCCTCACACTAATTACTGACGCTCCTGTCGTCTCTCTCTTCACAGTGTCTGTCTACCAACTATGGCCAGTCTCGTCGTCCACAAATACCCAATAATACCCGACATACGATGGGTGATAACGTAATTTTCACATAGATCGAAGCCAAATCGCACGCAGTTTCTCCCCCGTCACACAAAGAAAGTGTTCCTCTCCGAGCCGTTATCGGATTTCAAATCCCCAATTTGGGGCTTATGAAGTTCAATTTGCGATCTGCAATTTCGGGCTTTACCCAGTTTCTGTTTCCGAACGTTTTATGATGTTCGCGACGCCTCAGAAGAAGGTGTGGCCTGCTTCGTCTCTTACCCCCAGAAGCGGCGCCCACAAGATCGTAACCGGGACGGGGTTGAATCCGGATTCCGGTGACGGCACCGCTGGCAAGGGGAAGGGCCTCGTTGCTTTTTTTGAACCCACTGCAACGCCAAATTCGGGTTTGGTACCGCAGAATTGTGGAAATGATATGTTCTTCGAGGCGGCGGGTGACCCGCAATCGCTGGCCGAGAacattttgaaacttgaaaacgAGGTTTGTGGCTTATATTTGGTGCATAaagacttgatttttttttttggcgggCATTTggtttctttatttgttttgcaatTTGGGGTTCTTGTTATCGTTGCTTTCTGGGTTTTTGATATTGCTATTTCTTATGGGTTTTATTGCTTTCCATTTCCCCGTAATTGGGATGAAGAACCAACATTacaattcacttttttttccaCATCCGACCTTTTTTTACCAGCTTTAACTGGAGTTTTGTTGGTAATTTTGGTAGCAAAGGCAACTTCTTTATTTAGTTGGGATGTTGTTACTTGTTACACACTTACACTGTTCTTTTAGTATTGATGAGCTTTCGCCTctttctcccaactccccttCGTCGTGGTGTTGTCCCTGTCTCGGCTCTTACACTCTTCTTCGTTGCCGCCGATACTATTCATCACCATTTCCTCTCTCCCATTTGGTATTTCAGATCGCCAACGATTAAGATTGAGTGGGAatgttactctctctctctctctctgcatctttaatatcaatttttaagTAAAGAATCAACACTCCATTCTTTCCATTTGCTTGCTCCTTTATTGGCATTTTCCCAAATCTGCCTGTTTTTCTATGCATTCTCCATTCAGCAAAGTCATTCTTATTTAAGTATGCACAAACATATTGATGCGGTTGGATTTTTGATACTTTTATGGGCCAAGCTGGCTGACCATTGCTTAACAATTGTCGGTATAGGAGTGGAACAGTATTTACTGACCCCACGGTTTGGTTTCGTTGATAAATTCTAATTCCGTTGGGCTCAGAAATTGGAAGAAGGCATTTCTAACTCGAAGGAGTTGGTTAACACACCTATTTGGCATTTTTGTATCTATTCCTTGAACTACGTCTCTAGGATACTTTTCATGTTATGCTTAATGGGTTGTATTTACTTTTGTTCGCtatattatctataaatattgtaaatacaTGTGGGCgactctgatttttttttatggctgGATTAATATGATTGAGATTAAAGCTAAGTAGATTTTAGTGTCGGCTATTCATGTACATTATCAATCATCCTTACCCTTTCTGGGCCTACCTTTTATCTTTATTCTTTCTTGGGTCAGATCCATTTGTTCCTACCTTTTGTGGTATATTTATTTGCGtcagttttcaaattttggtCTGATATCTAAGttcaattattctatttttttgttgttttattttgtattcctttggttatgaaaagaaaataataataatttaaagattATGCTCTCTTCCgttcttttttaattgtaaacttGTAATAACTATAATGCTTTACTCTAACTATTTCGGTGATGTGGTCAGCTTTTCGACTACCAGTACAATATGGGGCTTCTCTTGATTGAGAAAAAGGAGTGGACTTCTAAGTATGAAGATCTTAAGCAAGCATTAGCAGAAGGAAAGGATGCCCTCAAACAAGAACAAAATGCCTATTTAATTTCAATATCTGAAGTTGAGAAGCGAGAggagaatttgagaaaagcccTGGGTGTCGAGAAGGAGTGTGTGCTTGGTGTATGTTACTTTTTCCTGATACACACATTTATAGATGTTTATTATTGGCCAGCAATGTCACCTATTGTTACCTATCATCCCTGAACAACTGAAGCaagtatgtgtgtatatatatattttttgcaagGGATGGCCTACCATGGGGATCTAATTTTTGTTCATATTACTACCTATGCAAGCCCCTccttttaaaggaaaaatccaTCTCTCAAATACTTCTCACTTCTTTGTGAGGATATTTTGCTTTGTTCctttgcgctctctctctctctctctcgcacaaTATCTGTTGTTTACtataagatataaatatatgaaggCATCTCACTTGGCTTAAAGGTTACTGATGATTGCGAGGATAATTCTTATAGTCTTAGGTGTCGTGCTCTTTGTATAAGGAACAATAAGTGTTATCTGTTAGGTTTGGTCTCATAGTATATGTgtataaaaatgagtaaatcattttaattaattgagtTTGTGTGTTAGCATCAAGTTTTATGCTGAAGATTGCGCTCTGATTcgttaaatgtatttttttttttgtcatgaatCCAGTTTCTCTTTTAGAATGGTTTCTTTAAATGTGGGTTTTATTTGCTAATGTTTGGAGAATGTTGGTTTTGCAGCTCGAGAAGGCTTTGCATGAAATGCGTTCGGAGAATGCAAAAATCAAGTTTACTGCTGATTCTAAGTTGGCTGAAGCAACTGCATTAGTCACTAGCCTTGAAGACAAATCTTTGGAGGTAGAGGCAAAATTGCATGCTGCTGATGCCAAGTTTGCTGAGGTGAGCAGAAAGAGTTcagaaattgagagaaaatcACACGAATTGGAGACTCGAGAAGCTGCACTTCAGAGGGACCGCTTATCCTTCATTTCGGAGTATGTTTTATGCGTTTGACCCTTGCCATATCTGTACTCTTGAATTTACCTGCTGCTAAGGGTTTTAAGAGTTAAATCTTAAGGCCAATTTGGCATAGttcaagttttgtttcttattAATCATGTTGTTTGTACTTCTTGCAGGCGAGAATCTTATGATTCTACTTTATCTAAGCAAAGAGAGGACTTGCGAAATTGGGAAAGAAATTTGCAAGAAGGAGAAGAGAGGCTGGCCAAGGGTCAAAGAATTCTTAACCAAAGAGAGGAGAGGGAAAATGAGAAGGAGAGGATTTTCAAGCAGACAGAAAAGGTGCTTGAAGAGGAACAGAAAAAGATTGATGCAGCCCACAGTAGcctgaaaaagaaagaagatgataTAAGAAGCAGGCTTACAAATTTAACTTTGAAAGAGAAGGCAAGTATTTCTCCATGCTTAGTGGTTGCTAAATATGGAATTGAAATATGTATCAATATACCAACCTACTTTGGATGCAGGAATTTGATGCCATGAGAACAGACTTAGAGATAAAAGAGGAGGAGTTACTTGCATTAGAAGAAAAGCTGAATGCTAGAGAAAAAGTAAGTTCTTGTGTgccctatgtacttgggctatacctataattctcatcaataaaattcttgtttactgatcaaaaagaaaaaaaaaaagctcttgCACCTTGTTCTTTCAAGGGGAAAACTTTCAGTGatgtatatattatgttgaTCATCAGACCAATAAGAGTTCGTGCACGCACCCTGCACCTATTGTCTTTTTAGCATgtgttttatcatattttttctaGTCAGTGTTGGCAGCAAAACAATCAGGAATCTTGGAGTGAAGCTGGTTTTCCCTTCACTATTGTGGGTGTATTAGTtttcttgttcatttttttcctatttggAAGTCTCATTTTGTCCCTGattgtgctctctctctctctctctctctctctctctctctctctctccttttgcacttattaaaataatttgcaaAAGGTCTACAAATTGAAATACAGACCATTTTACCTTGTCCGATCGGAATATCATGAGCATAACCTAGAATCATGCttctgatttttttcatttgttggtTTTTGGAAACATCCACAGGCGGAGATTCAGAAGCTTCTTGATGAACACGATGCCATTCTGGATGCAAAGAAGCGTGATTTTGAGTTGgaaattgatcaaaagagaaaatcCTTGGATGGCGAATTAAAAAACAAGGCGGTTGAAGTGGAGAAGATGGGAGCAGAAGTTAATCACATGGAGGAGAAAATTGCACAAAGAGAGCAGGCATTGGAAAAGAGATTGGAGAAGCTACGGGAGAGAGAAAAGGACCATGAATCCAAATTGAAAGATCTGAAGGAAAGGGAGAAGTCCATCAGATCCGAAGAGAAGAATTTGGAGAATGAGAAGAAACAAGTGTTTGCTGATAAAGAAGATTTGCTTAGTTTTAAGGCTGAAGTTGAGAAGACAAGGGTTGACAATGATGTACAGTTATTGAACATACGGAAAGAGCAGGATCTGCTTCAAGTAAGTGAAGAAGAGAGATCAGAATATGTTCGCTTGCAGTCAGAGCTAAAACAGGAAATAGATAACTACAGGCTTCAGAAGGAACAACTTTTGAAGGAGGCTGAAGATTTAAAGTTGCAAAAGGAGACTTTTGAGAGTGAGTGGGATGAGCTGGATGTGAAAAGAGCTGAGATTGAGAAAGAACTGAAAAAAGTGACTGAACAGAAGGAAGAAGCTGAAAAACTAAAACACTCTGAAGAAGAAAGGCTGAAAAATGAGAAGCTGGTGACACAGGAGTATATAGAAAGGGAGCTGGAAGATCTTAAATTGGCCAAAGAATCTTTTGCAGCTCAAATTGATCATGAGAAGTTAGTAAATGCTGAAAAAGCCAAAAGTGAGAGAATGCAAATGCTTCATGATCTTGAGCTACAGAAAAGAGAACTTGAGACTGATATGCAGAATCAGATggaggagaaggaaaagaactTGCACGAGAGGGAGAAGTTATTTcaggaagaaaaagagagacaaCTAGACAATATTAATTACTTAAGAGAAGTAGCTAGGAGAGAAATGGAAGGAATAAAACTTCAGAggattaaattagaaaaagaaagacaagaaTCCGAAGAAAACAGAAAGCATCTTGAAAGGCAACAAGTGGAAATGCGAAAGGATATTGATGAGCTTGCTGACCTTAGCAGGAAGTTGAAAGATCAGCGCGAACAATTTATTAAGGAGAGACGACGCTTTATTTCAGTTGTTGAAAAACTCAAGAGTTGTCAGGGCTGTGGTCAAATCATTTCTGAGTTTGAGCTGTCTGACTTACAATCTTTAGTGGAAATTGAGAATGCACCTCTGCCAAGACTGGCTAATATTCACACAAAAGAAGGTGGTCATGGAAGTATGGTTGTTTCTGAGATGCAAAAAAATG
Coding sequences:
- the LOC121253682 gene encoding nuclear matrix constituent protein 1-like, with amino-acid sequence MMFATPQKKVWPASSLTPRSGAHKIVTGTGLNPDSGDGTAGKGKGLVAFFEPTATPNSGLVPQNCGNDMFFEAAGDPQSLAENILKLENELFDYQYNMGLLLIEKKEWTSKYEDLKQALAEGKDALKQEQNAYLISISEVEKREENLRKALGVEKECVLGLEKALHEMRSENAKIKFTADSKLAEATALVTSLEDKSLEVEAKLHAADAKFAEVSRKSSEIERKSHELETREAALQRDRLSFISERESYDSTLSKQREDLRNWERNLQEGEERLAKGQRILNQREERENEKERIFKQTEKVLEEEQKKIDAAHSSLKKKEDDIRSRLTNLTLKEKEFDAMRTDLEIKEEELLALEEKLNAREKAEIQKLLDEHDAILDAKKRDFELEIDQKRKSLDGELKNKAVEVEKMGAEVNHMEEKIAQREQALEKRLEKLREREKDHESKLKDLKEREKSIRSEEKNLENEKKQVFADKEDLLSFKAEVEKTRVDNDVQLLNIRKEQDLLQVSEEERSEYVRLQSELKQEIDNYRLQKEQLLKEAEDLKLQKETFESEWDELDVKRAEIEKELKKVTEQKEEAEKLKHSEEERLKNEKLVTQEYIERELEDLKLAKESFAAQIDHEKLVNAEKAKSERMQMLHDLELQKRELETDMQNQMEEKEKNLHEREKLFQEEKERQLDNINYLREVARREMEGIKLQRIKLEKERQESEENRKHLERQQVEMRKDIDELADLSRKLKDQREQFIKERRRFISVVEKLKSCQGCGQIISEFELSDLQSLVEIENAPLPRLANIHTKEGGHGSMVVSEMQKNEISPVVGGSRSPVSGGTVSWLRKCTSKIFNFSPSKMIEPASGQNLMEGPLCCQSVDMEEPSKRVSSTEKPTDLSLGVATDSVHVPKIPSDNSMREVEINQDPLADYHSNINCKALEVTEDSQPSDLDGGQRKLSKRGRPRVYRTRSVKAVVNEANAILGEDLEPNESDYPNGNDEDSAYNDAESHGDSGLDDRLPRNTRKRNHAHTSQINGDKHGGEDSEGRSDSNVGGQHKKRRQKIPPAVQTPGEKRYNLRRPRIAVSSARAQHDLPKENKDDTDRVRVTGEDILLSRAAPTHSIGAASENEGSTHFVQCERISDTQVDDSDTTKNLVENTAVSEEVNRTPEGAGKYGDGDESLGEDAPRVDIVDGEEEEDDDDDDDEECEHPCEVSVRKRLWTFFTS